ACTCTTGAAAACAAATTAAAATTATATCCATACATTAAATTAGTAAAACAAGAGAAGCCAACTATCATCTCTGAAGCTAAAAATGAAATACAAAAATTAGTTTCCTCTCCATTAGAAAGTGCTCTAGTTCAAAAAGCAATTGATATAGTTTCTAACAATCTTACCAAAGAAGATATTAGCTCAGAAACTCTATCAAAAAAAATTGTAAAAGATGAAGGCATTACTATTGAGAAAAATAAAAAGAGCAATCTTCTTAGGAAATTTAGAAAGCTGACGAAAAACCCAAAATCATTCTTTTTTGATTCAAAGTCAAAAATTTTAAATAAAATTGGTAGCGTGATGTTTAACTCATGAATGAATTAATTTTTAAAAACAAAAAATACGTATATGAACAATATGGCAACAATAGCCTACTTGTAATATTAAACACACACAATCAAGGTGAAAAATACTTTGGTTATGCCAGTTTAACTAAAAGCCCAAAGAGTGATTTATTATTTATAACAGATCCTAATAACTCATACTATCTTGATGATGATAATGGTGAAACTTACAAAGAACTTTTAATTAATATATCTGAAAAATATGATAAAAAAAGAATAACCATTTTTGGAACATCAATGGCAGGTTATGCCGCATTATATTTTGGATCGCAATTAGGCTTCAATATAATAACATCAAACCCACAAATTGATCTTGATGTAAGCTTTGAAATATCTTGGCCAAACCTCAGAGAAACACTATCTAAAATAGAAAATAAAATATCATTAAAAACTTTTATTAGTGGTAATTATCGTGGTGGTAACATATTTATAATATATGGCCAACATAGAATGGATATAGCAAATTACAAACTATTTTGCGAAATCGATTTCGGTGAAAAAATAATTATCAAAAAGCATATAAACAGCATTGAGCACGGTTTTTTCCTGAGACTAGAGACTCTTCATGAAATTCAATTTTTGTTAGAAAACATTGAAAATAGCATTGAATATAATATTCCAGAATTTTAAACAAGAGTAAAACTCTACTATCCTCGGGCCAGGAGTAACAATCTTCTGGCCTACAATATACGATTATAATTCCCATTGTCATTTATTTTCGGCCTAACCCCATCAAACCTGTTCCCCTCTACCACATTATTATCCGCATAATCGTTAAAGTATTTACCGGAACTGTCCCTCGGTTTATCCCCGCAATCAAATCCTGATAAGTCCCGGTTCTGCCGGGATGCTAGCCAGATGCCAACGGGTTCATTCACGAAGGTATTGTTGCGAATGACGTTGTAGTCGCTGTGCTGCCAGCGGATCACGGATTTGCCTGTGCTGAAATGCTCGCCGCAATTCTTGTACAGAAACACGCCCCCTGCCCCGTTCGATTCGAACCGGTTGCCTTCGATAAGATTGTACGCCGACGAATCCACCGCTAACCCTTCACGCTTTCCCTTGCCGAAACTCTCATGGCCGTTGTTGATGATCTGGTTATCCACAATTTTATTATTACGCGATGAATGTTCCAGGTAGATACCCGACATATATGAATCGCGGACAATCGAGTGGCTCAGTGTGGAATGAGTGACGTAATCGTCAAAGTAAATTCCTACGCGTCCGCTGCCGGTCACTTCGACGTTCTCAAGGGTTATCCGCGTCGGTGTCCGGCGGTAGTTCTCTTCATGGTTTGGGCTGAGTTTGCTGGCTGCGATATCAGAAGTGATACGTATGCCGCTGCGGGTGAAGTGTCGCACTTTGCAGTTACGGACAGTGACATCCGATAAAGGCTTACCCTTGCTGTTGATCATTATGCCAAAAGGGCGTTCATTGTCCCCCTCCAGCACCGCTCCGTGGCAATCTAACGTGGTGTTGCTGCTGGTGATGATGACCGCTTCTTTATAAACGCAGTGAGGGGAAAGCGTGGTATTGCCGCGCACCTCAGGCAATTCGCACTCATGAGAATGCATAGAGGGCACGGCATTGGCGCAGCCTGAGAGAAACAGGGGGAGCAGAACAGGTAAGGAGAAATATGCGCAGAGGTTAATCGATAAACGTTTTTGCATCTGAGCATATTCCTCAAAGGTAGTCGTTATGAAAGCTGTTGTTTGATGTAGTTCATAATCAGTTTCTGGCTGATAAATACCGGCTGATACTGGGTATCTGCGGCGGTCGCGATGTCCGCTTTATTACCACCATAATACACCGCATTAATCTGCGTATTCTTCAGCAAGTATAGACGGAACTGTTTGAAAAGCTTCATGTCCGGCTTAAATCCTGAGGTCCAGAACTGGTTCAGATGTCCCTGATAGGTAATGCCTTTGATGTCATACAGCGCCCTGCCCATCACCTTCAGCGGCTTATTATGAATAAGCGCAGAGATCCCGGCAGTGCTGTTAATCGTCACCACGGCTTTAGAATGGGTCAGCAGTTCAGGCATCGGCAGGTCGTGGACGTAGATCACCCGGTTATTGATGCCGTATTTTTTACCCAGCTGGCGGATAAGCGGTCCGTATAAACGGTGTCCTCTGTCCATCGGGTGATGCTTAATCACCAGAAACTCCGTTGACGGCGCTTTCTTCGCGAACGAGTGCATCACTTCATTGATGTAATCACGCACGTCTTTATACGGGCTGTGATTGCGGATCTGGCTGTCGTTATATACCTGCAAAATCGCCAGATAATAGCGCTGATCCAGATCCGTCTGCAGTTGCTGCAACACATTGCGCTGGCGGAAGGCATACAGTTTTTTACGCCACGCAGCACGGGTCCAGCAACGCGCCTCATACCACGGCGAGAAGGATTTATGATGCCGATATTTCGGGAAGTCGTGCCGATAGCGCCAGCCGGCCAGATAATACAGGGTCGCATGACGGACGCGCTGCCAGCCTGAAGGTTTCAGGTGCTCGATTTCCGGCATGGTCATCGGTGGCAGGCTGCGGTAAAACTCCGCATCGCGCGGCAGGCTGGAATAGGCATTTACGCCGTTCTGTTCCAGCGTGATGTAATGCGGGCGCAGATAGCCTTCTTCAAACGCAAGGAAGCGCACGCCTTTTGCCTGCGCCCAGCGTTTTGCGGCCTGATGCAGCGGACGACAATCCCCGAAACACACGATGGTATCGAAGTCGTATTCCTGCCAGGTGGCTTTCAACCAGGTCGGGAACTCATCAGGCGTCTGCTGGTACAAGCGGTATTCACGCTTACGCGAATACAGCCTGTCTCCGCCGTTGAAAACGACGTTCACCGCTTCCCGCCCCAGAGACTCAAGCCACTGCGCTAAATCGCTGAAGAAAGGTCCCATCGGGCCCTGCAACAGCAAGTATTTTTTTCCAGAAAGTAATGTTGTAAGCGCCTTACTGTCCATTTCTGTCCGATTCCGTCAACGCCTCAGGCATTAGTAAGAAGCTGTTCTCAGGTGCTTAAAGTCACCCGGATCAGCATGAGCAGTTTTCTGTAATAACGGACTATCCTGCCCGCTTTAATTCTTGTGAATTGCATTTGTGCCCTTGGGGTCGCAGCGAGAAGTTCAACCGCCTGCTCCGCCAAAATGGGCTCCCGACTTTGCGGGTCGATATACGACGGGTACGCGATCAGCGCCTGGTAAACCACGTCGTCTACACTGAGGCTGCGCAGCCGGCGTGAACATTCATGCTCATCCTGCGTCAGTCCCCATCCGGCATAAAACGGCATGCCGTAACACGCCACTTTTTTGCCATGTAATAAGGCTTCAAAACCTGACAACGAGGTCAGGGTATGCAGCTCATCAGCAGCCTGGATACACTGAATAATGTCAGCATCCAGCGCCTGACTGTTTGCCCAGTGGCTGACATCTTCCGCAGGAATATTGCCCTGCCGGTTGCCCACCAGAACATCCGGGTGCGGCTTATAAATGATGTAGGCATCGGGATTACGCTCCCGCACCGTGCGCAGCAAATCACTGTTGGTGCAAATCGACATCGTTCCCGTCAGGATCGACGCGTCGTCTTCCACCTGTCCCGGCACCAGAATCACCGTTTTACCCGCCGCATCGGCTGGCAAGGTGAACGCAGCGCCGAGGTTATATTTACTGACTTTACTGGCGACCAGACGCTGACGCAGCGCGGCGGCACGTTGTTGCTGAAATGCCGTCAGCTGACTGTGGTTCAGCAAGTGCTCAAGGTCGCTCGGTCGCGTGGCATCGTAATAAATGCCCGATTTATCCAGCACCAGCGACAGCGGCGGATGCAGGTCAGAACCTAGACCGGCAGAGCGCAGAAAACCGTCTTCCATACGCCATTGCGGGATCTGCTGTTGCGCGGTCTGCGCACCCCAGCGTGATTCGCCTTTGATCCCCCACACCACGCAGGCGGTTTCACCGGCATAGCGTTTACTGAAATTCACTTTGTTGCTTCTGGTTCGCAGAAACGGCGCCAGAATGCTGCGCTTCCACAACGTCAGCCCCGGCGACCATAAGCGTCCTGCCCGCTGCTGGTGATGACGTCGTTGCATCGAAAGCCAGCTAAGTACATCAAATAACGTGCCACTCTTACCGCTGACCGGATTGATGTACCGGCTGTAACGCAAACAGGCCGCGCTGAAGATATCTTCCAGACTGGCTGTACCGCGCCGCGCACGAAGCGGTTCAGACTGAGCATGACGGTCGTCCGTTAATCCCCAGCCCGCATACCACGGCTGTCCGAACACGCTGACCGGTTTACCTGCCATCAGCGCCTCAAAGCCATAATTGGACGTCACCACATACACGCGATCGACCAGACGCAGCAAAGATTGCGGACTGACGTTTTCCGCCAGCAGTTTGATCCGCGGTTCCTGTTGCGCCAGTCTGGCAATCTGCGTGAAATAGCCCGCTTTCTTACCGTGCAAAACGTCCGGGTGGATCTTCACCCATATCTCAGACTGCGGATTGTCAGCTATCGCCGACCGCAGCATGTCATCAAACTGTTCAGCGCCGGCATTGCCGTAAACCACCGCCATATCGCCGAAGGTCTGATCCACCACCAGCACCGCGCCCTGTTCCGGACGGGTCAGCGTACACGCCGGTGCCTGGTTATATTTCGACAGGTCACCGTCAACAATCATCTGCATGGCCTGACGTGCGGCATCATGCAGCGGCAGGTTCTCTTCCCGCTGGTGGATCAGCCGCTCAAGCGTGCTGGG
The Rahnella variigena genome window above contains:
- a CDS encoding capsular polysaccharide biosynthesis protein translates to MIGIFSAGIQRIPHLDEFLGQPCRKLSLLRPVPEDITQIAVWGYRPTGDKAVALAAKSGLPVLRLEDGFIRSLELGVSGAAPLSMVLDTEGMYYDASQPSTLERLIHQREENLPLHDAARQAMQMIVDGDLSKYNQAPACTLTRPEQGAVLVVDQTFGDMAVVYGNAGAEQFDDMLRSAIADNPQSEIWVKIHPDVLHGKKAGYFTQIARLAQQEPRIKLLAENVSPQSLLRLVDRVYVVTSNYGFEALMAGKPVSVFGQPWYAGWGLTDDRHAQSEPLRARRGTASLEDIFSAACLRYSRYINPVSGKSGTLFDVLSWLSMQRRHHQQRAGRLWSPGLTLWKRSILAPFLRTRSNKVNFSKRYAGETACVVWGIKGESRWGAQTAQQQIPQWRMEDGFLRSAGLGSDLHPPLSLVLDKSGIYYDATRPSDLEHLLNHSQLTAFQQQRAAALRQRLVASKVSKYNLGAAFTLPADAAGKTVILVPGQVEDDASILTGTMSICTNSDLLRTVRERNPDAYIIYKPHPDVLVGNRQGNIPAEDVSHWANSQALDADIIQCIQAADELHTLTSLSGFEALLHGKKVACYGMPFYAGWGLTQDEHECSRRLRSLSVDDVVYQALIAYPSYIDPQSREPILAEQAVELLAATPRAQMQFTRIKAGRIVRYYRKLLMLIRVTLST
- a CDS encoding capsule biosynthesis protein; the protein is MDSKALTTLLSGKKYLLLQGPMGPFFSDLAQWLESLGREAVNVVFNGGDRLYSRKREYRLYQQTPDEFPTWLKATWQEYDFDTIVCFGDCRPLHQAAKRWAQAKGVRFLAFEEGYLRPHYITLEQNGVNAYSSLPRDAEFYRSLPPMTMPEIEHLKPSGWQRVRHATLYYLAGWRYRHDFPKYRHHKSFSPWYEARCWTRAAWRKKLYAFRQRNVLQQLQTDLDQRYYLAILQVYNDSQIRNHSPYKDVRDYINEVMHSFAKKAPSTEFLVIKHHPMDRGHRLYGPLIRQLGKKYGINNRVIYVHDLPMPELLTHSKAVVTINSTAGISALIHNKPLKVMGRALYDIKGITYQGHLNQFWTSGFKPDMKLFKQFRLYLLKNTQINAVYYGGNKADIATAADTQYQPVFISQKLIMNYIKQQLS
- a CDS encoding NosD domain-containing protein gives rise to the protein MQKRLSINLCAYFSLPVLLPLFLSGCANAVPSMHSHECELPEVRGNTTLSPHCVYKEAVIITSSNTTLDCHGAVLEGDNERPFGIMINSKGKPLSDVTVRNCKVRHFTRSGIRITSDIAASKLSPNHEENYRRTPTRITLENVEVTGSGRVGIYFDDYVTHSTLSHSIVRDSYMSGIYLEHSSRNNKIVDNQIINNGHESFGKGKREGLAVDSSAYNLIEGNRFESNGAGGVFLYKNCGEHFSTGKSVIRWQHSDYNVIRNNTFVNEPVGIWLASRQNRDLSGFDCGDKPRDSSGKYFNDYADNNVVEGNRFDGVRPKINDNGNYNRIL